GCTAAAAAATAATACTACTGTTGCCGACGATGAGATTGACCTGATAGCACTGGCCAAAACCTTGTGGAACAAACGCCGGTTTATTCTAATAACAGTAGGCATATTCTTTTGTATTGGCATTGCGGTAGCTTTGCTCACACCTAAAGAATATACCGCCTCCAGCACTATGGTGCCACAGGTGAGCGACGGGTCCTCCAAACTGGGCAATCTTTCTTCGCTGGCAGCGATGGCCGGTTTTAACCTCGATGTAGGGAAAGGCACTACCGAACTATCGCCCTTTGTTTACCCGCAAATTGTACAAAGTGTGCCTTTTCAACTGGAATTGATGAACACGCCATTCAGCTTTCAAGGGCACAAACAGCCCCTTTCCATTTACAGCTATTTTACCGAATACCATAAACCCGGTTTTCTGGCTACGGTAAAAAAATACACCATCGGACTGCCTTTTGCAGTGTTGGGAGCTTTAAAAAGTGATCCTCCCTCAACGAACACAGCTGAAGTTAAGGATGCCAATGCCCCCATTGCCCTTAGCCGTGAGCAGGAGGAAATCCGAAAAATGTTATCCGAGAATGTGGCGCTGGAAACCAACGACAAGGAAGGTTATATTACACTGCGCGTGAACTCCTTTGATCCGCGCCTGGCCGCACAGGTGGCACAAAAAGCACAACAGTTGCTGCAACAGTACATTACCACCCTTAAAATTGAGAAAGCCAGTGCCCAGCTTGAATTTATTGAAGAGCGCTATACCGACAATAAACAGGAGTTTGAAGCCGCACAGGCAGCATTGGCAGAATTTCGCGACAGGAACAAAAATGTAAGCTCGGCCCGCGCACGTACCCAGGAAGAGCGACTGCAAAGCGA
Above is a genomic segment from uncultured Draconibacterium sp. containing:
- a CDS encoding Wzz/FepE/Etk N-terminal domain-containing protein codes for the protein MTDELKNNTTVADDEIDLIALAKTLWNKRRFILITVGIFFCIGIAVALLTPKEYTASSTMVPQVSDGSSKLGNLSSLAAMAGFNLDVGKGTTELSPFVYPQIVQSVPFQLELMNTPFSFQGHKQPLSIYSYFTEYHKPGFLATVKKYTIGLPFAVLGALKSDPPSTNTAEVKDANAPIALSREQEEIRKMLSENVALETNDKEGYITLRVNSFDPRLAAQVAQKAQQLLQQYITTLKIEKASAQLEFIEERYTDNKQEFEAAQAALAEFRDRNKNVSSARARTQEERLQSDYQLAFNVYSELAQQLEQARIKVKEDTPVFSILKPVTVPLEDNGSGLMTLVIWTFMGAVVAIAWVFGKAFLGTIKEKWNEEQA